A genomic segment from Actinoplanes sichuanensis encodes:
- a CDS encoding right-handed parallel beta-helix repeat-containing protein, translating into MTSQNRRGLITGTLAGAGLAAGGMIFGQPTAALAASEGLVVITPSGDPTGVTDHAAIQDALSEVNRQVLLSAGEFRINQPIVVRSNQRLIGAGAQATKIIQVGTGHGITSVSSSAINYVTIAGLSLIGQYVPTDTPPADGPSGIHLAPGPAEGPSNITIEDCVVKNWGDCGVHLTAVIASRITRVQSVKNGGNGFYVTKTATAAATSLSFEACYVLGNRKNGYELDYVSYSTLNACAVDGGLRGYALYNCSAVTLTSCGAEVFTDVGFLLRNSRGCSLFSPYTFKGAKTGIHIGASTVNVTIGGAVQSDPASATVPALTNFIVSEAGSSAVLWGVTRTSPNALAGKTTNLDGTA; encoded by the coding sequence ATGACGTCACAGAATCGACGAGGGCTGATCACTGGAACGCTGGCCGGTGCCGGCCTGGCCGCCGGGGGCATGATCTTCGGTCAGCCGACGGCCGCGCTGGCGGCGTCGGAGGGACTCGTCGTGATCACGCCGAGCGGCGACCCGACAGGTGTGACCGACCACGCGGCGATCCAGGACGCCCTGTCCGAGGTGAACCGGCAGGTACTGCTCAGCGCCGGCGAGTTCCGCATCAACCAGCCGATCGTGGTGCGGTCCAACCAGCGGCTGATCGGCGCGGGCGCGCAGGCCACCAAGATCATCCAGGTGGGCACCGGCCACGGCATCACCTCGGTGAGCAGCTCGGCGATCAACTATGTGACCATCGCGGGTCTGAGTCTCATCGGGCAGTACGTGCCGACCGATACGCCGCCGGCCGACGGCCCGTCCGGCATCCACCTGGCACCCGGGCCGGCCGAAGGCCCGTCGAACATCACCATCGAGGACTGCGTGGTCAAGAACTGGGGCGACTGCGGCGTGCACCTCACCGCGGTGATCGCGTCGCGGATCACCCGGGTGCAGTCGGTGAAGAACGGCGGCAACGGCTTCTACGTCACGAAGACCGCGACCGCGGCCGCCACCTCACTCTCCTTCGAGGCCTGTTACGTGCTCGGCAACCGGAAGAACGGCTACGAGCTCGACTATGTCAGCTATTCGACGTTGAACGCCTGTGCCGTCGACGGTGGCCTACGTGGCTACGCGCTGTACAACTGCTCGGCCGTCACACTCACCAGTTGTGGCGCCGAGGTCTTCACCGACGTGGGCTTCCTACTGCGCAACAGCAGGGGATGCAGCCTGTTCAGCCCCTACACGTTCAAGGGTGCGAAGACCGGCATCCACATCGGCGCCTCCACCGTCAACGTGACGATCGGCGGCGCCGTCCAGTCGGATCCGGCCTCGGCGACCGTACCGGCGCTGACGAATTTCATCGTGTCCGAGGCGGGTAGCTCGGCCGTCCTCTGGGGCGTCACGCGGACCAGCCCGAACGCTCTCGCCGGCAAGACGACGAACCTCGACGGGACGGCCTGA
- a CDS encoding SDR family oxidoreductase yields MSKIWFITGTSRGFGRNFTEAALGRGDKVAATARDTGSLADLVARYGDAILPLALDVTDKDAVATAVTAAHERFGRLDVVVNNAGYGLFGMVEEITEQQLRDQIETNLFGAFFVTQAVLPILRGQGSGHIIQISTIGGIGAFPSLGGYHASKWALEGLTESLSQEVAGLGIKVTLVEPGGFATDWAGSSAVHATPDPAYQPIRDAMAARAGGASYGDPTAAGPALLQIVDAENPPLRVLFGSQPTQIVKHLYAQRLQTWADWEPVSHAAQG; encoded by the coding sequence ATGAGCAAGATCTGGTTCATCACCGGCACCTCCCGCGGCTTCGGCCGCAACTTCACCGAGGCCGCCCTCGGGCGCGGTGACAAGGTCGCCGCAACCGCGCGTGACACCGGTTCCCTGGCGGACCTGGTCGCCCGATACGGCGACGCGATCCTTCCGCTGGCCCTCGACGTCACCGACAAGGACGCGGTGGCCACCGCGGTCACCGCGGCGCACGAGAGGTTCGGCCGCCTCGACGTCGTGGTGAACAACGCCGGTTACGGCCTGTTCGGCATGGTGGAGGAGATCACCGAGCAGCAACTGCGCGACCAGATCGAGACCAACCTGTTCGGCGCCTTCTTCGTCACCCAGGCGGTCCTGCCCATCCTGCGCGGACAGGGCAGCGGCCACATCATTCAGATCTCCACCATCGGCGGCATCGGCGCGTTCCCCTCACTCGGCGGCTACCACGCCTCCAAATGGGCCCTCGAAGGCCTCACCGAATCGCTGTCGCAGGAGGTCGCCGGGCTCGGCATCAAGGTCACCCTGGTCGAACCGGGTGGCTTCGCCACCGACTGGGCCGGGTCGTCGGCCGTGCACGCCACCCCCGACCCGGCCTACCAGCCGATCCGTGACGCCATGGCGGCCCGCGCCGGCGGCGCCTCCTACGGCGACCCGACCGCCGCCGGGCCCGCCCTGCTCCAGATCGTCGACGCCGAGAACCCGCCGCTGCGCGTGCTCTTCGGCTCCCAGCCCACCCAGATCGTCAAGCATCTGTACGCCCAGCGTTTGCAAACCTGGGCCGACTGGGAGCCCGTCTCCCACGCCGCGCAGGGCTGA
- a CDS encoding TetR/AcrR family transcriptional regulator produces MNLRERKKLEAWRAIRAAALKLFAERGYDAVNVEQIAAAANVSRATYFNYFASKEAVVFDQDPQERETLRAMMDARPTGESLWESLSAIMIGLNERLADRMPLQRRLKTQSPALAQSTQDFGEQFRADLTDWARNRAGDSLTTTLQLNLLSAATATAYQTWKPDEPFEEYLHRLRECLRQAGAGVSAL; encoded by the coding sequence ATGAATCTGCGGGAGCGCAAGAAACTCGAGGCCTGGCGGGCCATCCGAGCCGCCGCCCTGAAACTGTTCGCCGAGCGCGGCTACGACGCCGTCAACGTCGAGCAGATCGCCGCCGCGGCCAACGTCTCCCGGGCGACGTACTTCAACTACTTCGCCAGCAAGGAAGCCGTCGTCTTCGACCAGGACCCCCAGGAACGCGAAACCCTGCGCGCGATGATGGACGCACGGCCGACCGGCGAATCACTGTGGGAGTCACTGTCCGCGATCATGATCGGCTTGAACGAGCGTCTCGCCGACCGGATGCCCCTGCAGCGCCGACTCAAGACGCAGTCACCCGCCCTGGCCCAGTCGACCCAGGACTTCGGCGAACAGTTCCGGGCCGATCTCACCGACTGGGCCCGCAACCGCGCCGGCGACAGCCTGACGACGACCCTCCAGCTCAACCTGCTGTCCGCGGCGACCGCCACCGCCTACCAGACCTGGAAACCGGACGAACCCTTCGAGGAGTACCTCCATCGCCTACGTGAGTGCCTGCGCCAAGCCGGTGCGGGCGTCTCCGCGTTGTAG
- a CDS encoding HIT domain-containing protein, whose amino-acid sequence MTAEPAERVSDFYCDQALSGRTPITVVAETETVLAFEHTRPSWPVHIVVVPKQHTPSLIRLGEGGEDLLLEVLRVVRQVAERVRQEHGAACVMTNEGAYQDSKHLHFHVLFRGDPPEGPT is encoded by the coding sequence GTGACTGCCGAACCGGCCGAGAGAGTGTCGGACTTCTACTGCGATCAGGCGTTGTCGGGCAGGACACCGATAACGGTCGTGGCGGAGACGGAAACGGTGCTGGCGTTCGAGCACACCAGGCCCAGTTGGCCGGTTCACATCGTGGTGGTGCCCAAGCAGCACACGCCGTCGCTGATCCGGCTGGGTGAGGGCGGCGAGGACCTTCTTCTGGAGGTGCTGCGGGTGGTCCGGCAGGTCGCCGAGCGGGTCCGCCAGGAGCACGGCGCGGCATGTGTGATGACCAACGAGGGCGCCTACCAGGACTCCAAGCACCTGCACTTCCATGTGCTGTTCCGTGGCGATCCGCCAGAGGGGCCGACCTGA
- a CDS encoding ATP-binding protein yields MPADVFPAGGTKWSISVFLTGVRSLPSIQAAMTRAGDPMVFIFRRAFGHDDPAAPLRRMVQAALIEHLGADGDDAWVDDVLITVSELTQNVGQHTGGGGELTLSGTDDGILIEVTDTTSTPPRLRRPDARQAGGRGLLLIDAMALNWGTRHRPDGKTVWALMPAPMTAGSVPV; encoded by the coding sequence ATGCCCGCCGATGTCTTCCCGGCGGGAGGCACGAAGTGGTCGATCAGCGTCTTTCTGACGGGCGTTCGCTCGTTACCGTCTATACAGGCAGCCATGACTCGAGCGGGGGACCCGATGGTGTTCATCTTTCGAAGAGCTTTCGGGCACGACGACCCGGCGGCGCCGCTACGCCGCATGGTGCAAGCAGCGCTGATCGAGCACCTCGGCGCGGACGGCGATGACGCGTGGGTGGATGACGTGCTGATCACCGTGAGCGAGTTGACGCAGAATGTCGGCCAGCACACCGGCGGCGGTGGCGAGCTCACCCTGTCCGGCACCGACGACGGGATCCTGATCGAGGTCACGGACACCACGTCGACGCCGCCGCGGCTTCGGCGCCCCGACGCGCGCCAGGCCGGCGGCCGTGGCCTCCTGCTCATCGACGCCATGGCGCTGAACTGGGGGACACGCCACCGTCCCGACGGGAAGACGGTATGGGCGCTGATGCCCGCACCGATGACGGCCGGTTCGGTTCCGGTGTAG
- a CDS encoding BTAD domain-containing putative transcriptional regulator, whose translation MSDDVRRKTAELTRQPTVWPAPPPPDDSRRRTGRVLRALPGVLALAIVPPLLLTLVFGPPAGLLPSWAQITAFVTDGRRPDGTRLIVGAVAVLLWLIWTIMMLLLAGSVLTVVAGWRLPRWRLPAPLHRMLFGLAGTAVVAVATTPTGGGPAPSPATAAATSGDSILPRGTVTVMVGQTRFEYEVRRGDSLSRIARRWLGDADRWPEICRLNRHRHQTGGARLTDCDLIQPGWHLRLPADARPPAGTRTTPPPRPPTTRPTAPETSAEPPTAPTRDAATPTASPATTVPTATTPGPDREDPPVPDAASSSEDGIRLPSGTLLTWGSATAIAGAAALIWARRRRGRPQPGEVVVLPAPTVPEPIDTIRRHVSGNPVPAAAVPSLPLHPVGVEGPGADGAVRGLILAALTADQPADVIIDRDVCGDLLGPDEAGWSRLSVTRDFPDTLAAVDGQLLHRSRVLAERQGQQALPPILVVARAADATGEHARITLSLAHGLDITAVLLGGWPHGTTHTVTADGRTSDSDERALPGRVDVIGRDDALGILAGISPTPATVSVIPETPAPASATSVQVRVLGVPRIDGIVHPGRPLRAKAAELAVYLACFPNGADSDTLVEHLHGDARQRQARQRLHTNASNLRHVLARAGGPLRGGYLLKRGTTDRYRLDPATVQVDLWQLRDLLNKARRTTAPERLDLLRQACDLYVAPLADGHDYEWIDDQRRHAHRWGVEAHLLLAEALLPDEPQAAAEILDKAITLDPYNEDLYRTAMRARHALGDHDGVRALLQALTTVLIDLDTEPTSETVRLARSLAPAVR comes from the coding sequence ATGAGCGACGACGTGCGCCGCAAGACCGCGGAGCTCACCCGGCAACCGACCGTCTGGCCGGCACCCCCACCACCGGACGACAGCCGTCGGCGTACGGGCCGGGTGTTGCGGGCACTGCCGGGTGTCCTGGCCCTCGCGATCGTGCCGCCGCTGCTGCTCACCCTGGTCTTCGGCCCACCGGCCGGCCTGCTGCCGTCGTGGGCGCAGATCACCGCATTCGTCACCGACGGTCGGCGCCCGGACGGCACCCGGCTGATCGTCGGCGCGGTCGCGGTCCTGTTGTGGCTGATCTGGACGATCATGATGCTGCTGCTGGCGGGCAGTGTCCTGACCGTCGTCGCCGGATGGCGGCTGCCGCGATGGCGGTTGCCGGCACCGTTGCACCGGATGCTGTTCGGGCTGGCCGGAACCGCGGTCGTCGCCGTCGCCACCACCCCGACCGGCGGCGGTCCGGCCCCGAGCCCCGCCACGGCCGCGGCCACATCCGGCGACAGCATTCTGCCGCGCGGCACGGTCACTGTCATGGTCGGTCAGACCCGCTTCGAGTACGAGGTGAGGCGCGGCGATTCACTGTCGAGGATCGCTCGTCGCTGGCTGGGTGACGCCGACCGCTGGCCGGAGATCTGCCGTCTCAACCGCCACCGCCACCAGACCGGTGGCGCCCGCCTGACCGACTGCGACCTGATCCAACCCGGCTGGCACCTGCGTCTACCCGCCGACGCCCGTCCACCGGCCGGTACCCGCACCACACCGCCGCCACGGCCACCCACCACGCGTCCCACGGCACCGGAGACCTCGGCCGAGCCGCCGACCGCGCCCACCCGAGACGCCGCCACGCCGACCGCCTCACCGGCGACGACGGTGCCGACCGCGACGACACCGGGACCCGATCGAGAGGATCCGCCTGTTCCGGACGCGGCTTCCAGCAGCGAGGACGGCATCCGGCTGCCGAGCGGCACCCTGCTGACCTGGGGATCGGCGACCGCGATCGCCGGTGCCGCCGCGCTGATCTGGGCACGCCGTCGACGCGGGCGCCCGCAACCCGGTGAGGTCGTCGTCCTGCCCGCGCCGACGGTGCCGGAACCGATCGACACGATCCGCCGCCACGTCAGCGGCAACCCGGTGCCGGCTGCGGCCGTACCATCGCTGCCGTTGCATCCCGTCGGGGTCGAAGGCCCCGGCGCCGACGGTGCGGTCCGTGGCCTGATCCTCGCTGCCCTGACCGCCGACCAGCCCGCCGACGTGATCATCGACCGCGACGTGTGCGGCGACCTGCTCGGCCCGGATGAGGCCGGCTGGTCGCGGTTGTCTGTCACGCGCGACTTCCCGGACACCCTCGCCGCCGTCGACGGGCAACTGCTGCACCGCAGTCGTGTTCTGGCCGAACGGCAAGGTCAGCAGGCCCTGCCGCCGATCCTGGTGGTCGCCCGCGCCGCCGACGCCACCGGCGAACACGCCCGTATCACCCTCAGCCTCGCCCACGGCCTGGACATCACCGCCGTCCTGCTCGGCGGCTGGCCACACGGCACCACCCACACCGTCACCGCCGACGGCCGCACCTCCGACAGCGACGAACGGGCCCTGCCCGGCCGGGTGGACGTCATCGGCCGTGACGATGCCCTCGGCATCCTGGCCGGCATCAGCCCGACACCGGCCACCGTGTCGGTCATCCCCGAGACCCCGGCGCCCGCCTCGGCCACGTCGGTGCAGGTCCGGGTCTTGGGCGTCCCGCGCATCGACGGGATCGTCCACCCGGGTCGGCCGCTGCGCGCCAAGGCCGCCGAACTCGCCGTCTACCTTGCGTGTTTTCCCAACGGCGCCGACAGCGACACCCTCGTCGAACACCTGCACGGCGACGCCCGCCAGCGCCAGGCCAGACAACGGTTGCACACCAACGCCTCCAACCTGCGTCACGTGCTGGCCCGTGCCGGTGGCCCGCTGCGCGGCGGCTACCTGCTCAAACGCGGCACCACCGACCGTTATCGCCTCGATCCGGCCACCGTCCAGGTCGACCTGTGGCAACTGCGTGACCTGCTCAACAAGGCCCGCCGAACGACCGCACCGGAACGCCTGGACCTGCTGCGGCAGGCCTGTGACCTTTACGTCGCGCCGTTGGCCGACGGCCACGACTACGAATGGATCGACGACCAACGCCGACACGCCCACCGTTGGGGCGTCGAGGCCCACCTGCTGCTGGCCGAGGCCCTGCTCCCGGACGAGCCGCAGGCCGCCGCCGAGATCCTCGACAAGGCCATCACCCTCGACCCCTACAACGAGGACCTCTACCGTACGGCCATGCGTGCCCGCCACGCCCTCGGCGACCACGACGGGGTCCGTGCCCTGCTGCAGGCCCTCACCACCGTCCTGATCGACCTCGACACCGAACCGACTTCCGAAACCGTGAGACTCGCTCGATCGCTCGCGCCGGCCGTCCGGTAG
- a CDS encoding acetate and sugar kinases/Hsc70/actin family protein, whose amino-acid sequence MPATDLHLAVDIAPWWITAVYEHDGTVHPVYFAGHARLPSGVIPDPATGTLLTGTTALTAGLRDADDYRPDPMASVHDGTDTTAVAAVLAHVATHASALAGTPVTALTVVTATGWGHRARQRLQQAATQVGLPVPGIVTAAAAVSAGTATSGRFVLIATAAPDLTILDLDDGYQQVAHTDIHDPAHPDIDTALLARLADPPPTGWPVHREIHQARTVLADRPRASLLLPPPHPAAILEQADVSAAATPHLARVPDAVKQALTDADLDSADVTTVILTGDDPILPSLGAALTAAGLPEPTFVDDPHTIARGALRITRPTTVTTPPPGTTAASGRLPRTRITLANLARVAILAAAGVAILLQTITTADIGRIGGDITGVLLPVENIGFAAASAVLTAWTAAQLVPTTWLTAAHADDDITTGALLRRGYLGAAALGLAVAGLWGLGVGVGVDFYDPAYLRAALTCAIPLAACAALIALIAPRIPHGAIVTWLGRANPPVTAIALAAAGVYLQRAAFTYTFPADLLPTSGPTQIAGAVLLGVATALTATRPPLLRIITGVVLGGGYALVSSVHTIEYLTWAYIAVLLWWAATTTIATITAAAPQAGTWIKRLT is encoded by the coding sequence ATGCCCGCAACGGATCTTCACCTGGCCGTCGACATCGCACCCTGGTGGATCACCGCGGTCTACGAACACGACGGCACCGTCCATCCGGTCTACTTCGCGGGTCACGCCCGCCTGCCCAGCGGCGTAATCCCCGACCCGGCCACCGGCACGCTGCTCACCGGCACGACCGCGCTCACCGCCGGGCTCCGCGACGCCGACGACTACCGGCCCGACCCGATGGCCTCGGTCCACGACGGCACCGACACCACCGCCGTGGCCGCCGTCCTCGCCCACGTCGCCACCCACGCCTCCGCGCTCGCCGGCACCCCGGTGACCGCGTTGACGGTCGTCACCGCCACCGGGTGGGGTCACCGCGCCCGGCAGCGCCTGCAACAGGCGGCTACGCAGGTCGGGCTTCCGGTTCCCGGCATCGTCACCGCCGCCGCAGCGGTCAGCGCCGGTACGGCCACCAGCGGCCGATTCGTGCTGATCGCCACCGCCGCACCCGACCTGACCATCCTCGACCTCGACGACGGCTACCAGCAGGTCGCCCACACCGACATCCACGACCCCGCCCACCCCGACATCGACACCGCCCTACTCGCCCGACTCGCCGACCCACCACCCACCGGCTGGCCCGTCCACCGCGAGATCCACCAGGCCCGAACCGTGCTCGCCGACCGGCCCCGGGCGTCGCTGCTGCTGCCCCCACCACATCCGGCGGCGATCCTCGAACAAGCCGACGTGTCCGCGGCCGCCACCCCACACCTGGCCCGCGTCCCGGACGCCGTCAAACAGGCGCTGACCGACGCCGACCTCGACAGCGCCGATGTCACCACCGTCATCCTCACCGGCGACGACCCGATCCTGCCGTCGCTGGGCGCCGCCCTCACCGCCGCCGGGCTACCCGAACCGACCTTCGTCGACGACCCACACACCATCGCCCGCGGCGCCCTGCGCATCACCCGACCCACGACCGTCACCACTCCCCCGCCGGGAACAACCGCCGCGTCGGGGCGATTGCCGCGTACCCGCATCACCCTGGCCAACCTGGCCCGCGTCGCGATCCTGGCCGCCGCCGGCGTCGCGATCCTGCTACAGACCATCACCACCGCCGACATCGGCCGTATCGGCGGCGACATCACCGGCGTCCTGCTGCCGGTCGAGAACATCGGCTTCGCCGCCGCGTCGGCCGTGCTCACCGCGTGGACCGCCGCCCAACTGGTGCCCACCACCTGGCTGACCGCCGCCCACGCCGACGACGACATCACCACCGGCGCCCTCCTGCGCCGCGGCTATCTGGGTGCCGCCGCTCTCGGCCTCGCCGTCGCCGGACTCTGGGGCCTCGGCGTCGGCGTGGGCGTCGACTTCTACGACCCCGCCTACCTGAGAGCCGCCCTGACCTGCGCCATCCCCCTAGCCGCATGCGCCGCGCTCATCGCCCTGATCGCACCGCGAATCCCCCACGGCGCGATCGTCACGTGGCTCGGCCGGGCGAACCCGCCGGTCACCGCGATCGCCCTCGCCGCCGCCGGCGTCTACCTGCAACGAGCCGCGTTCACCTACACCTTCCCCGCCGATCTGCTGCCCACCTCCGGCCCGACCCAGATCGCCGGAGCCGTCCTGCTCGGCGTCGCGACCGCATTGACCGCCACCCGCCCGCCCCTGCTGCGCATCATCACCGGCGTCGTCCTCGGCGGCGGGTACGCCCTGGTCAGCAGCGTCCACACCATCGAATACCTGACCTGGGCCTACATCGCCGTCCTGCTCTGGTGGGCCGCCACCACCACGATCGCCACCATCACCGCGGCCGCCCCACAGGCCGGAACCTGGATCAAACGACTGACCTGA